A stretch of Anolis sagrei isolate rAnoSag1 chromosome X, rAnoSag1.mat, whole genome shotgun sequence DNA encodes these proteins:
- the SLC39A3 gene encoding zinc transporter ZIP3 has protein sequence MRVLLAKLLCLVAVFLLMLAGSLLPVRLLRPNSAGKACCHSRRALSLCNTFAAGVFLATGFNALLPAVRDKMSEVLRLGKVWTDYPLSETLMLMGFFLTVFVEQLVLTFCSEKKLPFIDLETLNAGSGSEDESPFLKASNEDDGSLHHHPHHHYHSHMELPSSASGTLRLLGLSLALSAHSVLEGLALGLQEEGSGRLLGLFLGVALHEGLAALALGLSLARAGRDLKEATQAALPLSLSLPLGIGAGVAIQATTSSSSTSATASLAGAVISVLLQGLATGTFLFVTFFEILGKELEQKGDRLLKVLLLVLGYALLATVAFLKA, from the exons TGCTGATGCTGGCAGGGTCCCTGCTGCCGGTCCGGCTCCTCAGGCCCAACAGCGCAGGGAAGGCATGCTGCCACTCCCGCAGGGCCCTCTCCCTCTGCAACACCTTTGCTGCTGGGGTCTTCCTGGCCACCGGCTTCAATGCCCTGCTCCCAGCTGTCAGGGACAAG aTGTCAGAGGTGCTGCGCCTGGGGAAGGTGTGGACGGACTACCCGCTGTCAGAGACACTGATGCTGATGGGTTTCTTCCTGACCGTATTTGTGGAGCAACTGGTGCTGACCTTCTGCTCGGAGAAGAAGCTGCCCTTCATTGACCTGGAGACCTTGAATGCAGGCAGTGGCTCTGAGGACGAGAGCCCCTTCCTGAAGGCCTCCAACGAGGATGACGGCAGCCTCCACCACCATCCTCACCATCATTACCACAGCCACATGGAGCTGCCCAGCTCTGCCTCAGGCACGCTGCGGCTGCTGGGTCTGTCCCTAGCACTGTCGGCCCACTCGGTGCTGGAGGGGCTGGCACTGGGGCTGCAGGAGGAGGGCAGTGGGCGGTTGCTGGGCCTCTTCCTGGGCGTGGCCCTCCATGAGGGGCTGGCGGCCCTGGCGCTGGGGCTCAGCCTGGCCCGGGCGGGACGGGACCTGAAGGAGGCCACCCAGGCTGCCCTTCCACTCAGCCTGTCCCTCCCGCTGGGCATTGGGGCCGGGGTTGCCATCCAAGCCaccacctcttcctcttccacctctGCCACGGCCAGCCTGGCTGGGGCAGTGATCTCAGTGCTGCTGCAGGGCCTGGCCACCGGCACCTTCCTCTTCGTCACCTTCTTTGAGATCCTGGGCAAGGAGCTGGAGCAGAAGGGCGACCGGCTGCTCAAGGTGCTCCTCCTGGTGCTTGGCTACGCCCTCCTGGCCACCGTGGCCTTCCTCAAGGCCTGA